A segment of the Bos taurus isolate L1 Dominette 01449 registration number 42190680 breed Hereford chromosome 19, ARS-UCD2.0, whole genome shotgun sequence genome:
TTGTTTAGTAACTTAAGACAAAGATCAAGTAGAACTTTTTAAATGATGCTTCTTAGAATTACTTGGGAAAAACGAAGAGGAAGCCCTTGCCTGCAGGTCACTGACATCCCCTTTTTGAGTCCAGCTGTTGAAGCCtcgcgttccgggaaacaaattcagaaggacaatgcagatagtggagtgcagtttattacacctgCGGGCctaaggcagagtctcctcttagccaaggagcCTAACCAGTTTTTCTgcaaaccttatataccctatgtgtacgtgctcaaacccacctcctcaaattccctgaaactagtctgaacaaaggaaaagaaagataatatcaaagttaacctgtgatcCATATGCCTTAAGTCTAGGTAGTTGACaatggacaattatcaataggtcTGTAGTCATACTCcagtaagcataatagaatgcatgattctattcagttacacagatattTAGGGCATTCTTCAGAGGGTCTAGGtaggagccctggggctcttccttccaggggtccagttttccagttggtatgtcgttttcATAGacactgggcatatagctcaaagtccacagtctggcccaagatggagtcctgctttcaagatacagcctgttctgtctgtttcctccttcgaAGCTACATATCTCCACTTTAGCTTTTACTTTGGCAATTTCTAGCTATGTAACTTAACCAAAAGACCATTGGGGAAAACATAAGTCTGGGTTAATATCCCAATTTTAATGTCAATATACCTACTGAATACAATTGTGTAGAAATCTCAGCTCTATCATTACAGAGAAAAAGgagttttctttttgtaaaaaacTCTTCCCAGGGCTCCCTTCATGTCTCTAttcctcaggctgtagatgaaggggttcagcatgggggtcACCACAGTGTACATCGTAGCCATCACAGTCTCCTTAACAGTAGAATTACTAGCTGACGGGCATAAGTAGAGACCAATAACTGTCCCGTAAAACAGGGACACCACAGTGAGGTGGGAGCCACAGGTAGAGAAGGCTTTGCAGATGCCCTTGGCAGAAGGGACCTTGAGGGTGGAGGACACAATTTGAGCATAGGATGTGATGATGAGTAGAAAAGGGATCACAAGAATGAGCCCTCCAGTGATAAATATCACCAGTTCATTAACTCGAGTGTCAGAGCAGGACAGCTTCAGCAGAGCAGACATGTCACAGAAAAAGTGGGCAATCACGTTGTCTTCACAAAAATGCAGCCTGGACATGAGCAGGGTGTGCAACATGGCATGGAACGTGGTGAGTACCCAGGACAGCACCACCAGGAAGAGACAGAGCCTGGGGCTCATGATGGTGGTGTAGTGCAGGGGGAAGCAGATGGCCacgtagcggtcataggccatggccACAAGGAGGAAGCTCTCCAGGTCTGCGAAAAACAGGAAGAAGTACATTTGTGTCAGGCAGCCAGCATAGGGGATGGACGGGACATGGCTCTGCATGTCCTGTAACAATTTGGGCATTGTGACAGAGgagaagcagaggtcagagaaaGACAGGTTACTGAGAAACAAATACATgggtgtgtggaggtgggggtcCAGTCGAATCAGGAACATTATGAGGAGGTTCCCCAGGACAGTGGTAACATACATGGCCAGGAACAGAGTGTAGAACAGGTCTCGTTGATCAGGTCTAATGGGCAGGCCCAGGAGGAGGAACTCTGAGACAATAGTTTGATTTCTTCCTGTCATGCTCTGTGTTCAGTATCTTTAGGAGAAAATGATGGTGTCCATTAAACAcctgaataaaaatgaacattatgTCTGTTAGTTTGTGGTCAATGGTTGATTTCACTGTCATTATCTGTAACAGTTTGTAACCAAAAATACACTACGTCTCCAAATCCAAGCCACTTTTAAGACTTTTCCTTCATTCCTCATCAATTAGCATGTAAAAGAATATTAACTCTAATTTCCCTTCTAAAACACTCTCATCTTCTATATTCTATGTGCTCACATTGGTTCTCCTGATTGTTTCCTTACCATTCATTCTCAGTCACTTTGATTGGTTTCTTCTCCATTCTCATATATTGGTGTTTTCTTGGGTTTTTTCCTAAATACCGTTCTCATACTTTTATATCTACAGGCCTGGAAGAACGCACATATTCCTTTGGCATCCATTACCATCTAAAGCTCATGGGTAGCCTTTTATCACCTTCATCATTGGCTTAGTGATCATGTTCCCCATGGAATACCACAAGGCTCTTCAGCCATCCACAGATCCCATATGAAATTCATGAGCCCACTCTGCCCTTCT
Coding sequences within it:
- the OR1E1 gene encoding olfactory receptor family 1 subfamily E member 1; the encoded protein is MTGRNQTIVSEFLLLGLPIRPDQRDLFYTLFLAMYVTTVLGNLLIMFLIRLDPHLHTPMYLFLSNLSFSDLCFSSVTMPKLLQDMQSHVPSIPYAGCLTQMYFFLFFADLESFLLVAMAYDRYVAICFPLHYTTIMSPRLCLFLVVLSWVLTTFHAMLHTLLMSRLHFCEDNVIAHFFCDMSALLKLSCSDTRVNELVIFITGGLILVIPFLLIITSYAQIVSSTLKVPSAKGICKAFSTCGSHLTVVSLFYGTVIGLYLCPSASNSTVKETVMATMYTVVTPMLNPFIYSLRNRDMKGALGRVFYKKKTPFSL